The Periplaneta americana isolate PAMFEO1 chromosome 16, P.americana_PAMFEO1_priV1, whole genome shotgun sequence genome segment CTTTCttcaagttgttgttgttgttttttaatgccaggcatttgacaataaagtcatttgacctcttactccaatatttttcaaagatattatcatggccagccaatgaagcacagattttgaggtgttccgaatccatttcttggtttgagttgcacaatggacagttaggggactgatatattccaattctatgcaggagtttggccaaacaatcatggcttgttgccaatctaaatgcagctacagacgattttcgtggtaaatcgggaattaactgtggattttgatgcacagagttccattttttcccttgggattgagttatcaaattttgtttgttgaagtctaagtatgtagatttaataaatctcttcacagagtaatacgtagatttagtaacaggtctgtaagtagcagtgctgcccttctttgctaaagcatccgcattctcgtttcccaggattccacaatgggatggtatccattggaatacaatcttTCTTCAAGTAGTAGCCATTATACATTACTGTAGCATTTATATAATCTGTCTTTCGAAATGTCTTTACTCATTTCCATTACCATATTTTTATGCCGACTCAACAATACATTTTACAAGACAGTCAATCACACAAATCCCACAAATGTATGTCTTTCAATAGCCCCAAATTTAACGAAGAAGTCTagggagtcaaatcaggtgacGTAGGTAGTCAGGCGGTTGGACCATTTCGACCAATCTACAGTCCAGGAAAGAGATTATCAAAGATCTCTCTAAGAATAAGAACCCAATATAAGGACGCCCCGTCTTATTGGAAAAggatattttgttaaaaattctgAAGCTCAGATGGAACAAACTGTTATGACATTTTCATGTATAAAATGGAGACCACTGAATTTTCGGCCATTTTGAACAAACAATTAATGAACATCGGAGCGTGTTCATGAGGTAACAATACCTGAAGGTTCCCAgactttattaatattatgtattaagaacaaaaatgtatttccgATGTCTGGCATGTTATGGCAATAAGTAAGATTATTTTTAAAGACTTGGTATATACGTAATAGTAATTTCGACAGAGAAAAGGAAGGTTGCatcaagaaaaatgaaaatacatttgTAAGGCACACACATAAACTCCATTTATTCGAAATTTTCACAATAAATAGATAGAACATAGAAGAGCTTGATATACTATAATCTCGAATACATCAAATAGTACAGGGTAAAGCAATTAATTGTATCTGCAATACATGGCTTTGTACTACATTCACGATACTATTCGGTACTCGAAATTATAATAAATTGGTTTCGTACGTATTTTGATTGACATAGGcgcaataaattaaatgaacccTGAAGTGGAGACTGGTGCGTCGGACGGAAGGAAATGTGATTTAAGACGACCAATCAGCTGACTCGAAAGGTTGGGCGTTTCatctgaaataaagaagaaaacagtttagTAACAGTTTCATTTGACAGTGCAACAAACTGACAATTTACGAAACTGTTTAATTTGCTGTATATTCCGTCTCATATTTTGCGGTTACAATTATGCCCAATGCACCTCATAATTCAAAATGTAAGGCTGGAATTATGTAAATTGTATGATTTTATTAACTTAGGTCTGAAGATATATGCTTCACAGTATTAAAACCTTAGAAATTTAGAAGATAAGTAAATTGAATGTTTTTCACTGCTCGAAATGAATGAAGACAATTCACGATGTTTTGAATATTTTCTCCATCTTAGTTTTCAGCTAAACATATCAGTTACCATATGGTTCGCACTCTTTGTACTAGTGTAACTCAGACACTATATTGATGACCATGGTACAAATAACTTAGACAGAgagtgcttgggagttgcccacagggagaagtactcagaataaaacgtcacaacatcatacgttctatgatcgcagatgcacttagatccaaaaatctagacgttcacgaggaagttcattgtattgctgatgatGGGAGCAATCGttggatcgatatcatagctataaataggaataaacagatagcggaaataattgatcctacgatcagatttgaaatctcagccactcaaccatctgaagtgaacgaagagaaaaagaaaatctacgagcccacgattcagtatctatcagcgaaatacaacattgaaaaaatcacagttaccggccTCTTCTTCGGAGCAAGAAGCACCATTCCGAAAGCTTTTGTAAAGTggaggaaaaatacaagctgacgagagaacTTCaggatgccatcgtcaccaccattataaaattttctgtagcgatatttcgtcagcatctttattgcgaacattcaatttaaattatacttggttctattttttttcttatgtcttaatcacttttgtctgaaacctgtttatataatttttcattttaaattttattgtgagctattctgtgtctcAGGGTAAACctgtcagaccaataaattaaattaatacaatattCTAAGAATGTTATTCAATCTACAATTATATCGAAGTGGTCAAAATACCTGTTTACAAGAAGTTTGTGATATTCCGAATTGGCTGCTTTGTACTACCAAATAATTACATTACTTTTCTCCTATTATACGGAAGAACAGAAGCCACACGACTTTCTGCCACTATAAGTGTGGATATTTGAAACAAGACGCACCTGTTGACGACTTTGACTTAGTGCAGGTATCCACCGTATCCGTAAGCGCCATAGGCGGAGTAGCCGATAGCGGGAGCAGCGACCTTGGCAACGCCGAGGGCAGGGGTAGCATAGCTGACGGCAGGGGCGGCGTAGGCAACGGGAGCAGCCACCTTAGCAATGGCGGGGGCGGCGTAGCTGACAGCGGGGGCAGCATAGCCGACGGCAGGAGCAGCATAGCTGACGGCAGGGGCGGCGTAGGCAACAGGAGCGGCAACCTGTGAAAAGATAACATCAAAATAAGATCATTTTCATGCAATGAAACCACAGTTCCAACTATAAGAAAATCTCTCCTCAATCTATTAATTCCCTCAAAAGAGTCACAGCgtttaccaccaccatcatcatgatCACTATCGTCAACTGGTGTGTTAGAACTCGCCAGGCCTGTTTGTTCACCACAGAACTGTTCCCGCAATTAGAATGAAAGTTGGTTATATGAAAATGAAGTATATCTACTTTGAGAAACCTAATGCGAAAGTCTTTCTCTTCATAAATTTTACAAGGGTTTTTAGTGCAGTGTTAATGAGTGTCTAACAGTTATACTACTTTTAAGAATCACTAGTCTGTTCTTTAATGCACGCGGTACCATTAAAAGATTGTTCTGTAGTGGAGAGGAGCAAACAAACTTGTTTAAAACGTACAGGATCaaattactattaatataatcaaatattcaACAGTAATCCtaaaaaaaagaattatgtaGATTAAACAACAATGTTTTAAGAACGTAATTAACTAAttactatatattatttaatgtatcttAACTTTTGCAAATGTTGAACCAAATCTAtatatattctttcttttttatgtttCACCATTTAGGCCCTAACTTATAGTGTTTTTCATTgatatacattatttataaaatattctgtGTTTTAGGAAGTTTAAAGTGAGTcagatttacaaaaaaaataataggttCCTTTCTCAATCAAGGAACTTCCTTGAAGGTAAATTACTCGAAGACTGCAAGGCCAAAAACGGTCaactttgtcatttttttttaatttaatgtaattcactACTCTAATTCTTTAGGTTGCATGGTGTGTGTTTCATTGTAAATCTGATAAATGCTTTTccataaataagcattttacttCAGCGTTGTAGGTCTACATTTAAAGAACCAGGTAGTCTCAAACTTCATTCCATATTTCCTGGTGTAGCGATTTTACGAAACATTACTAAATTTAAACAGTGCTAGCTCCAAAAATACCTAACCTATTGACGTGATTCATTCATTTAAGTTAAACTTTATTTATCAGAGTAGAGCTTGAACTTCCCAAAATATAATCAGAACtctctataaaattaataaacgagtaataataataataataataataataataataataataataataataataataaaattaacaactttttaaTAGTAAGTAGGCATATAAGTGCAGTTTCTTTACACATAAAACACAAGTCACATGATATGTTTTACTACAGGTTCAGGAGCAACATAAATccagcaattaaaaaaataataatgaatctaTCGTGGTTATAACAGAAATTTGGGTAGTTGAAAAGAAGCGTTAAACCAACAACGATTTTCTATTgttacaaaatacattattcacagAACTGATTTATGTCGCTGCAGTTAACTTAGTctttatgaaggttgtgtgtggtaaaattttcaaaattgtacagGTGAAACTTCAAAGAATGATTGATTAAGTGTGAAGTCATACCTTATCCCAACTATCATTTATCTTACCTTAGCCACAGCAGGGGCAGCATAGGCAACCTTGGCTACGGGAGCAGGGTGGTAGCTCAGAGCGGGGGCAGCGGCAACAGCGGGGGCGGCGTAGCCGATCTAGAAACAGAAAAATGAATTTCGTATAACAAATTCTCGCAGCCAAATTTCTAAATATTATGTGATAGGCGTACAAGTCAAGGATGTGCCAAGAAGAGTTCTATACTTACGGGAGCATGGGCCAGGGCGGGAGCAGCATAGCTGACAGCGGGGGCGGCGATGGCATGGGAGGCGTAGCCAACGGCGGGAGCGGCGTAGCTAACAGCGGGAGCGGCAATGGCGTGGGAGGCGTAGCCGACAGCGGGGGCGGCATAGCCAACAGCGGGGGCGGCGTAGCCGACAGCGGGGGCGCCATATCCCAGGCCGAGAAGACCACGCTTCTCCTGCTTCTTGTCAGCGGGGGCAGCAGCCTgcttctcttccttcttctcctCGGCGTAGGCGACGACGGCCAGAGCCAGGATAAAGACAGCCTGCGAAAGAGAAGCGAACGTGTACAGAAATCTAGATGTTACTCTATTCACGCCGCTGTAACAACTTCTTTGACTAATCTGAatgttgtcccgcgccgtggcgtcgtggtctaaggcatgctgcctaggactcgcgttacggaatgcgcgctgcttcgagtcctcatggggaaagaaattttctcatgaaatttcggccagtgtaagggaccggtgccaacctagcatcgtgatgcacttggggagctacgataggtagtgaaaatccggttcagcaaaTCCTATAACGgcgggggggatcatcgtgctaaccacacgatacctccattctggttggatgatcgtccatctctgcttcggcatgtggacgtgaggccagcagccggctggtcgaacttggcccttcagggctgtagcgccatggatttacttttaatCTGGATGTTACAGATGTATACACTTTACTCAGTAATTCTTAGGACAGAACCTTCATGAAAGTATCTTTTTCCAATATAATTTCCCAATAATCGGTTATTTTCGCAATAGCCACGCTGTAACTAGAATATGAGACGTCCGATATCATGTAAAGTAATAAGTATGATAGGCGAGTCCTTCAGTAATTAAGACACCACTTTTCTTTTCTCTCCCAAAGCTTTTTTTCTACAATTGCAGTTGTACCACGTAATTCTTCAATTCTATGGCTAGAAATGTCTATTTTTTCACATGGTCTCCATTCAAAAGTATGACCTTACGCCATCTATATGGTAGAGCCTGTTTGCCTTAACGGTACCGTTCTGCTGGTCTTCCTCtctcaagcaaacattctgatgggagcagataaaaaaaagttaaaattgtttctttaaccatgttaataatgtcaaaagaagtgattatacaaattctggctactcgaccgcaattacgagaaccgtaaaaaaataagttcgccaggggccgttaacagaaagaaaacacaatttcattggaaaaatttattggaacagacacagtaattgttgagctatttttcaatatattcctcaccggaattgagacatttgtcatatcatagaatcgacagagaggtgcagacggctgtcaaacgctggttccgatcccagggggCTGATTTCTACGacgcaaggatacaaaaattgatcccaaggtatgacaaatgtttcactTTTCGAGATAATGGAGACAAACTTGTCGCCAAACAATGAGCTTGTACAGAAAGAAgcaggtccaaaatgcattataagtgtgaatgtaattcttggaactatCTGGTTCTTCCACCAAACGACAGagcgtatttttttcttcctctgtgcataaatagttcaaaaatgaaaaaaattggagctgcctggtttttccccccaaacccctcaattgctgTTTCTGTTTTAatgaatctttccatgcaattattgtgtttttttgtaaacggccccagggaaaatcactttctggacggcctcgtaattgcggtcgagtggccaaaatttatataagaacttcttttggcattaacgtggtgaaagaaaaaaataactttttttatctgccctcatcagaatatttgcttgttagcCATGTATTTTTTTCGGCTATGAACTCATCGTCATTGTCGTATCGCTTTCCACGGATTGCATCTTTCAGACGACCACGACTATAAAGATGGAAATAAGATAGTGCAAGATCCGGACTGTAGGGTGAATGAGGAAAAACAGTCCGTCCGAGTTTTGTGATCTCGTGCAAGTTTGTGTGTGTCCTTACATTGTCATGTTGAAAGAGAATAATTCTTTTGACATCTTTATGGGAACGAACAAGCACAAAAGCTTCAATACGCAAACTAATGACTTTATTGTTTCACTAGCAGACAATATGTCAATCAGAATTACTCTTCCATTGACCCAGATTTAACCCTTCAGAGTCTCAGAACACGAAGCCATGACAAGCCCTTATCTCCATAGATATTTTTAAGTGCCTATTAATATTTGCAATGGTCTTCTCCCCAAAAAGAAATTGAGTCACAGCCCTCTGATTTTCAGTACTTCACGTGCAATCGCAATTATTTACATCACTGCCATTTATCGGAAAATAATGAAACTTCATTAAGTTACTCAAGAAGGTTCCAAGATGCTACGCATTCAATTTTGTTCTGTTCCAAAGAAAGGCGGCCGAAAAAGAAAATGCAGTGCATTACTTGTTGAACCATGTAATCCAACTGAGAGGTGCGTGGTAGCATCGGGGTTAAAGCGTAACGCTGCAAGCCGGGAGATCGCTGGTTCGATCGCGATGGAGTCATGGATTTTCTGCATTGATTTAATACTTTCGGCCACAGTATGGCCTTagggtttactcagcctctaacagaaatgggAATGAGAAGTATTTTCTTGGGGGTAAAGCCGGCGGGTACGTAGAACAGACatccctactgtcattaatgccgattgtctatAATTGTGAGAGTCTTAATCTCTCGCTACCTGTGAGCCTCCATGCCCTGTGATGGGGGGATGACTTTATCTCTATGACACAGATAAGCTCACAAAACATTGTTTGCAATAGGATTGGAATTTCATTCAGAAAGGAATTTAGAATAAATTCTTATATCccacattttttcatattcatcttCTCTTTCAGTGATCCCGAAATGAATAAGACACATAACAGGGTACAAACATTTTGTAGCTGAGATATAGCGAAGCTTGGttcatattataatatgtatTCGAATCCCGTTCTTGAGTCTAATTTTTTGGTTAGAGGAAATGCGACCTTTTAGAAGTGTAGTGTACCTCTCAAACAGAACATAGTACTATGAAAA includes the following:
- the LOC138691040 gene encoding cuticle protein 16.5-like — translated: MKVLAVFILALAVVAYAEEKKEEKQAAAPADKKQEKRGLLGLGYGAPAVGYAAPAVGYAAPAVGYASHAIAAPAVSYAAPAVGYASHAIAAPAVSYAAPALAHAPIGYAAPAVAAAPALSYHPAPVAKVAYAAPAVAKVAAPVAYAAPAVSYAAPAVGYAAPAVSYAAPAIAKVAAPVAYAAPAVSYATPALGVAKVAAPAIGYSAYGAYGYGGYLH